A genomic window from Silene latifolia isolate original U9 population chromosome Y, ASM4854445v1, whole genome shotgun sequence includes:
- the LOC141629118 gene encoding uncharacterized protein LOC141629118, whose protein sequence is MGFWNVRGLNSPSKQKYVKWFLQHHDIGLFGLLETKAKPSSLNRVRDSLYAGWCVLTNSLWHKGGRVWLLWKPHLYQIQFMEYNAQFIHVKVGELNSGGSFYLTMVYAFNDLQDRKDLWNRLTHFKSLINGPWIVMGDFNTVLSPCERLGGQSTEEEIADFQDCVDCCNLVDISATGSYFTWNNKQEAATRVYSRLDRALVNHEWVNDRADYYAHFHVEGYFYHTPCIIQRQSSTCQRKSSFKYFNMWSGVALFIPTVQKIWEHCIYGTPMFQIVQKLRMLKNPLKALNRDLFSDVENNCMRDWKYLEYIQTQLRSDPTNSDLIATELVALKEYQELQTACNSFLVQKSKAIWLTDGDSNTKMFHSYMKSIHARNKVLQITDVEGHCCNEPDDIQQAFLTFYQQLLGESADLKSVKASVVKKGPICSDEHWQILLSSD, encoded by the coding sequence ATGGGCTTTTGGAATGTGAGGGGGTTAAATAGTCCAAGCAAGCAAAAGTATGTTAAGTGGTTTTTGCAGCATCATGATATTGGACTATTTGGCCTCCTTGAGACGAAGGCTAAGCCTTCGTCTCTAAATAGGGTCAGAGACAGTCTTTATGCTGGGTGGTGTGTTTTAACTAATTCCCTGTGGCATAAGGGGGGAAGGGTGTGGCTTTTATGGAAGCCTCATTTGTATCAAATCCAGTTTATGGAATATAATGCCCAGTTTATTCATGTGAAGGTGGGGGAGTTAAATTCTGGTGGTTCATTTTATCTTACCATGGTATATGCCTTCAATGATTTGCAGGATAGGAAAGATTTATGGAATAGACTTACTCACTTTAAGAGTCTTATTAATGGCCCTTGGATTGTTATGGGGGATTTTAATACAGTTCTCAGTCCTTGTGAAAGGTTGGGGGGGCAGTCAACTGAGGAGGAAATTGCTGATTTTCAGGATTGTGTGGACTGTTGTAACCTAGTGGACATTTCTGCTACTGGTTCCTATTTCACTTGGAATAATAAGCAGGAAGCAGCTACTAGAGTGTACAGCAGGTTGGATAGGGCCTTAGTGAATCATGAATGGGTTAATGATCGAGCTGATTATTATGCTCATTTTCATGTGGAAGGGTATTTTTACCACACCCCTTGCATTATCCAGAGGCAGTCTTCAACATGCCAGAGGAAAAGCTcctttaaatattttaatatgtggagtgGTGTGGCTCTTTTTATCCCAACTGTCCAGAAGATTTGGGAGCATTGTATCTATGGTACTCCTATGTTTCAGATAGTTCAGAAGCTTAGGATGCTCAAGAATCCCTTAAAAGCTCTGAATAGAGATTTATTTAGTGATGTTGAGAACAATTGTATGAGGGATTGGAAGTATCTTGAGTATATTCAGACCCAGCTGAGAAGTGATCCTACTAACTCTGACTTGATTGCTACTGAGTTAGTAGCTTTGAAGGAGTATCAGGAGTTACAAACTGCTTGTAATAGCTTCCTCGTTCAAAAATCTAAAGCAATTTGGCTTACTGATGGTGACTCTAATACTAAAATGTTTCATAGTTATATGAAGAGCATACATGCTAGAAATAAGGTCCTTCAAATTACTGATGTGGAGGGGCATTGCTGTAATGAGCCTGATGATATTCAGCAGGCTTTCCTAACTTTTTATCAACAATTGTTGGGTGAGTCTGCTGACCTGAAGTCAGTTAAAGCATCTGTGGTTAAGAAGGGCCCTATTTGTTCTGATGAGCACTGGCAGATATTGTTGAGTAGTGACTAA